The Cervus canadensis isolate Bull #8, Minnesota chromosome X, ASM1932006v1, whole genome shotgun sequence genome contains a region encoding:
- the LOC122434711 gene encoding basic proline-rich protein-like, whose translation MERLARTTGTSWPPKGFLFGPSSSGHQLWASDGAGGPVERGLRLGGRGSASPGLRRVLPPTTPPPLRRGQKREVAKAETATPPPRAPPRAPHGRALRPARGRASIHLSVRARRRRRRLAAAAAQLCGDLPGRAASSRPSASSPIHGRGARPAPWPPGAVSAGPSPGWALGGWGSPHAQPPREQPRPSGGGPASLPPSAPPRREPRHGALRMRRGAGAGLRARSGVVSAAPRAPPARAPRRGHAVVHLARHQGHPGGALHLRHPAHPLRDPLVHLPRCGLRPRHLRAAGPAPRRAEGRPGVRHGGRGAGRGAPPPRPRAPPPAPPARDLHDGPDGAGPPKGCRNPGRPGLFRSSVLQVAVKMP comes from the exons ATGGAGCGGCTTGCCAGG ACCACGGGCACATCCTGGCCGCCCAAGGGCTTCCTCTTTGGCCCCAGCAG CTCAGGGCACCAGCTGTGGGCGTCGGATGGGGCAGGGGGCCCGGTGGAGAG GGGGTTGAGATTAGGGGGACGCGGCTCCGCGTCTCCGGGTCTGCGGCGGGTGCTCCCCCCCACCACGCCACCCCCGCTGCGGAGAGGCCAGAAGCGGGAGGTCGCCAAGGCTGAGACCGCCA CCCCTCCTCCGCGCGCGCCCCCGCGCGCCCCGCACGGCCGCGCGCTGCGCCCCGCGAGGGGCCGGGCTTCCATCCACCTGTCAGtgcgcgcccgccgccgccgccgccgcctcgccgccgccgccgcccaaCTTTGCGGGGACTTGCCGGGGCGCGCCGCCTCCTCGCGGCCGTCCGCGTCCTCGCCCATCCATGGCCGCGGCGCCCGCCCAGCCCCGTGGCCGCCGGGCGCGGTGAGCGCAGGACCGAGCCCGGGGTGGgcgctgggggggtgggggtctcCCCACGCGCAGCCGCCCCGGGAACAGCCGCGGCCGAGCGGCGGGGGCCCTGCCTCGCTGCCGCCGTCCGCCCCCCCGCGCCGGGAGCCCCGGCACGGAGCATTGCGGATGCGGCGCGGGGCCGGCGCGGGGCTCCGGGCGCGCTCGGGGGTCGTGAGCGCCGCGCCCCGCGCGCCCCCCGCCCGCGCGCCCCGCCGGGGCCATGCAGTCGTTCATCTCGCCCGTCACCAAGGCCATCCTGGTGGCGCTCTTCATCTTCGCCATCCTGCTCATCCTCTACGTGATCCTCTGGTACATCTGCCGCGATGTGGACTGCGACCACGGCATCTGAGAGCCGCGGGCCCCGCGCCCCGCCGCGCTGAAGGGCGCCCGGGCGTCCGGCATGGGGGCCGCGGGGCCGGCCGGGGCGCCCCGCCACCCCGGCCCCGCgccccgccgcccgcgccccctGCCCGTGACCTTCACGACGGACCGGACGGAGCGG